GCATAGGTGATGGAGGTGGGCATGGCATAGGTTGCGGTTCCCTGATCCAGAACGCCAACATCCTGCAGGCTTGAGAAAAGGAGCCCCAGGGTTTTACCCGTATGGGGATCAAAAACAGGCGATCCACTGGCTCCGCCGTGGCTCATGACGCTGATGGCGAAAGCCGATGGTTTTGGCTTGGGGAATGGGATGATGGCACTGATGATGCCCTTTTGAAGGGTCGGTCCCAGCTGAATGCCAGCGGGGCTTTCCAGAGCCCTTTTCCCGGAAGGAAACCCTGCGGTGGCTACCGTCATTCCTTCCTGCAGGTCGGCATGTTCCTCAAGGTCGAGAAAGGGCGTTTCCGAAACGGCCATGTGTACAAGGCCGATATCCGGAGCCTGTTTTGTGGAATCAGCATCCTTGGCCAGGGTGTCCATACGGAGGACGGCTGCCACATCAATGCGTAAGGCCATCATTGCCGCCTTATCTCTGACCAGAAAAAGCCCCTGTATGCACCAGTCGCTATCCGGAATGCCGTCAGGCCGGAAAACTTCCCTGAAAGCATTGATAACATGGGCATTGGTCATGGCCAGGCCGTCTTCCCGTACGAGAAAACCCGTTCCGATTATGGGGGGCAGTGGTCCTCTCTGACCGGGTGCCCTGTATTTCGGAATAAAGGCGAAGATGCCGGGTCGAATGCTTGCGTAATGATCCTGCAGGGACATGGAAACTCCGGATATAGTTAGGACATAAGGGTTTCTGCCTTTTTGGATGACTCCACGGCTGATCGGTATCTTGATTATCCTGAATGGGATGGAAGGTAAAGAGTGGTGTGAACTTCAGGCTTTGAAAGCCCGGGAGAGGGCAGGTATGGCAGGATGATTCCGACGTTGTACTGTTGGCTGATGGATCATTTTCTCTCTGGGGAGATCCTGACTGGCAAAGAATATCGTAAGAACGGTTTCTGCTTCTACCGGATTGGGGAGGCTGATTTCTTCTTCGGCACTGAGCAGGGAATTGCAGATTCCGTCCAGAGCAATGGCAAGAACAATGGGTTCCCCCATGGGAGGAAGCAGTTGTTTTTCCATGGCGCCGGCAAAAAGAGCCGCCAGATCTTTACGTAGCCTGTGCTGTTTTTCTTTGAGGAGCATGGAAATCTGAGATCTGACAATGGCATTGATACCAAGGGTTTCGGAAAGAAAAAGCCGAAATATTCCTATGTTTTCTCTGTAAAGGTCAATTTTTTTGGCCACCCACAGGCATATTTTTGTGAAATCATCCAAATCACAGCGGGCCACATCTTCCAGCTGCCGACACATTTCTCCCGTTTTTTCGAGAATCATGGCTTTGTACAGGGCTTCTTTGTTTGGAAAAAAATTATAGAGAGAACCTACAGAGAATTCCGAATCCCTAGCTATTTCACTCATGGACACTTTATGGAAGCCCTTTTTTGCAAAAAGATCCAGAGCTGTATTGAGTATGGATTCCCGCCGTTGTACAAATTCCCTTTCTTTGCGGGATGGGGGCTGGGCAAAAGCCGACATAGGAAATCTCCTGGATAGGGTAATTGGTAGGTACGGTGTTTTTATATATAAAACACATCTTTTTGCGATTTGTCAATTCTATGTTTTGAACGCTGTTCTTGGGGGTTGCGGAAAAATCCATGGAAATAAGGCCGCTGCCTTACTTGTGCGGATCCTGTAAATTCGTTACAAGGTTAGGAACAGGGCCCTCGCCATCTTATCCTGGAGCGGAGGGACTGACAGTTCCAGCTCTTCTAGTTGAAAGGGGTGATGGCATGGATATGGGTGGGAAGGACCTTTTGTATGCGCAGAGTGGATCGTTATTTTTTTTCTCAGATGCTGTTACCATTTGTTCTGAACATTCTTTTTTTCACCTTTATTTTTCTGGTCACACAACTTCTTGAAATAGCCGATCTTGTCGTGAATTATGGAACGGGCCTTGGATCCGTGGCAAGGCTTTTGGCCTATGCGGCTCCTTTTTTCCTCCAGTTTACCATTCCTATGGCTGTAATGATGACAGTTCTTGTTACCTTTCTGCGCATGTCCGGTGACAGGGAAATCCTCGCCCTCAAGGCGGGAGGGTACACCATATGGCGGTTTCTGCCATCTGTGGTTGTGTTTTGTCTGCTTGCGGCCCTTCTTACTGCCCTGATGACACTGTACGGGCTGCCATGGGGTAAGCTTGAGTCCCGGCAGCTGATCACGCGGCTGGCCATGGAGCACGGAAGCATGGCCTTAAAGCCCATGGTTTTTAACGACATGTTTTCAGGGGTAACCCTGTATGCGGGGGAAGTTGATCGCACAGGCGGGAAGCTTGGGAATGTTTTTGTTGAGGATTACAGAGAGGAGGGGGTGGGAACGGTTATGGCCCCTGAGGGCCGTCTGCAGATGGACGGCAACACGGGAGTGGCCCTTCTCCGTTTGGTTAATGGCGTGATTCTCCGGGGGGAGGATGGTGAGAAGGAGGTTCATGTGACCGCCTTTGAAAGCTATGATCTGACATTGGATCTTACCCGTGAAAAAGCAGAGGCCATGGCCCGGAAGCCAAAAGATAAAGAAGAAATGGGTTTTTACGAACTGAGGACCTATACGGCAGGGCTTCCTGAAGGAAGCAAACGATACAATGCGGCTGTGATCAAGATTCATGAAAAATTTTCACTGCCAGCGGCCTGCCTTGTGCTGGGAGTTCTGGTTTTTCCCCTGAGCATCAGTTCCATGGACAGAAAGCGTTCCGCAGGGCTTGGCAGCGGCCTGCTGGTTTTTATGCTGTATTACACGCTGCTGACCATGGGCTGGTCCTTTGGGGAGAGCGGTATGCTGCCTCCCGGATTTGCCATATGGTTGCCCAATATTGTGCTGGGGTGTCTGGCTGTCTGGCTGCTTGTACGGGTGGCGGCTGAAAAACCCCTTCTCCCTGCTGTTCTCCGCTATGGAAGGAGGAAGGCATGACCCGCCTGGACCGGTATATTGCCGGTGAGATATTGCGGTATTTTTTAATGATCCTCCTTGTTATTTCCGTTATTTTTGTTGTGGTGGATTATCTGAGCAATGCGGATAAATTTTTTGCCGCCGGTCTCTCCCTGCCAAGGGCTGTAACCTATATTGCCCTGAGGCTTCCAAGGGAAATTGCCCAGCTCTTACCTCTGTGCTTTTTTTTAAGTGTTCTCGCCGTGCTGGGTCTGGTGAACCGTTCCAATGAGCTGATTGCCCTTAAAGGAGGGGGAATAGGTCCCTGGGTTCTGCTGCGTCCTGTTCTGATTGGATCTGTCGGTATGAGTCTGCTGGGACTTTTCATGGCCGATACGGTGGCGCCCATGGCTGCCTCCGAGGTGAATGCCATACGATTCAACGAACTGAGCCCCGCCAGTATCAAGGTAAAGCGTAAGGAAAACATACGGATCCGTCAGGATGATTTTTTTATTTCCATCCGTCAGGTGGATCTGGACAGAGGGCAGTTGCAGGGGGTGCGCATTCACGAAGTGACAGAAGCCGTATTTTTGCCGAAGCGGCGGATTCTGGCGGAGAGGGGTTTTTTTACGGCTGACGGATGGTTGCTTGAAAAGGTCCTGGTGCAGGAAATGAACCCGGAAACGGGCAGTTTCACCAGCCAGAGTTATGCATCCCTGCATGTTCCGGTTGCACTGACCATAGAAGATTTTGAGCGTATCCGAAAAGCGGCCGAAGAAATGGGGATTCGTTTCCTCTGGGACTATATTCACAAGATCCAGAAGGAAGGCTATGATGTGACAGGGTATCGCGTGGATTTTTTTGGAAAGACCGCCTTTCCTTTTGCCAGTCTGGCCCTGTGTTTCCTTGCTGTATTTATCAGTCTGCGGCCTGCCATGAAGAACAATATGGCCATTGGCATGGGCTATGGTATCGGCATCGCTTTTTTGTACTGGGTCTGTTACAGTTTTTCCCTTTCGCTGGGTCATGGGGGCGTACTTCCGGCTGTTTTTGCGGCCTGGATGCCCAATCTGCTTTTTGGTGCCTTAGGTGTGTACGCCCTTCTGGGTCTGGACTGACAGGATGGAATCAATGCCTTTCTCCTTTTTTTCCCCGCATGTTCAACAGCGAATCTGGCCTTCCCGGGTGAGTCTTCCGACAAAAAAGGGGCCTCTGATCTGGATTCATGCCCTTTCCCTTGGGGAAGTGCTTTCGGTCTTTCCTCTTGTGGACCTTCTGATGGAGAAGAGGCCGGATATGCAGATCTTTTTTACGGTGTCTACCCGAAGTGGCATGGATGCGGCCATGGATTCTTTGGCACAAAAGGTGGCAGATATCCGGTATTTCCCGCTGGATCACCCTCTGGCCGTCAACAGAATGTTGAAGGATGTCGAGCCGGATGTTTTTATTCTGGTGGAAACGGACGTATGGCCCTTTTTCATGCGTGCCATTCAAAAGAGAAATATTCCTTCGCTTTATGTGAATGCCCGAATATCCCAGAAAACCTTTGCCGGTTACCGTCGTCTTGCACCAGTCATGGGACCTGCCCTGAAAGCTTTTCACAGCGTGTTTCCCCAGAGTTCTGTGGATGCAGAACGGCTGCTTGCACTGGGGCTTGATCCGAGAGTGCTGGAAGCCTGCGGAAATATGAAGCATGATCGTTCCCTGCCGGACCCGGAACAGTCTGCCCTTGATCCTGTCCGTACCCTGATAGGCCGTCAATCCCCTTCGTTTGTATGGGTCTGCGGGAGCATCCACCCCGGAGAGGAGCAGGTTGTGGCCGAAGCGCTGCGGCACAGAGCCCTTGAAGGAAGAAAAATTCTGACTTTTCTTGTTCCGAGACACCCGGACAAGGCTGTTCAGTTTTGTGAAAGTTTGCAATCCATGGGTCTGGATGCCTGCCTGTTGTCATCACTCCCGAAGGACAATCAGCGGATTGTGGTGGTGGATTGCATGGGGATTCTGAAGGATCTTTACGGGTTGGGACAGGCTGCACTGGTAGGCGGTAGTTTTCTTCCCCTGAGGGGACATAATCCCCTGGAACCTGCCATGGCCGGGATCCCTGTTGTGATGGGCCCCGGTACGGAAGATTTTCATGAAAGCTGGCAGGGGCTTTGTGAGATTGGGGCGGGTTTTCCTCTGAAAGACGGCGCCAGTCTGGCTGCAAGAATTCTTTTCTGGATGGATCATCCGGAAGAGAGAACCAGAGCAGGCCTGGCAGGAAAATCTTTTGTGATGAGAGGAAGGGGAACAACCTTGCGCATTTTTCAACGGATATGCAGCCTGTCGGGAGGTAGCTGGTGCTGAAACAGAAAATGGCAGACCGACTCCGCCGTTCTGGAAAGAACCGGGACGCGGGCGACTATGTTCTTTCCGGCCTGGCTTCTCTTTATAACGCAGGCCTGACTTTCAGAAACCGGCTTTTGGACAGAAAGAGGGGGGTTCGATATCTGCCTGTACCCGTTATTTCCGTGGGTAATATTGTGGCTGGCGGTACGGGTAAAACTCCCATGGTCCGGACCCTTGCCCGCATGCTGAGTAAAATGGGTCTGAAGGTGGCCATTCTCAGCCGGGGTTACGGGGGAGGACTGGAAAAAAAGGGAGGGCTTGTATCGGACGGAAAGGAGATTATCTGTTCTGTCTCGGAAGCCGGTGATGAGCCTTTTTTGCTTGCCGAGACAAGCTCCGCCATGGTCTATGTGGGAGCGGATCGCTTCAAAAACGGGCTGGATGCCGTGGCAAGGGGAGCGAATATCATTCTGCTGGATGATGGTTTTCAGCACCGCAGGCTTCACAGAGATCTGGATCTTGTTCTGGTGGACAGCCGGTACCCTTTGGGTAATGGCAGGCTCCTTCCCAGAGGAATCCTGCGGGAAGATCCCGTGGGGCTGCTGCGTGCCCATGCCCTGATTTTCACTCACTGGACTTTTTGTGAAACCATACCCAGGGAAAGGGCCGAAGCTCTGTGCGTATGGGCGGAGCAGGCTGAATTGCCCTGCTTTTTCTGCCAGCACAGACAGGTGGACCGGGCCCTTCCTCTCCCCCCCCCTGAAAAGGCAGGAAAGCTCATGGTTTTTTCTGCCATCGCTGATGGAAGGGGCTTTGCCGATACACTTCGCCAGCAGGGACTGACTGTGGTGCTGACCCTTATTTTTCCGGATCATCATTCCTATGGCCCTTCCGCCATGCACCAGCTGGAGGCAAGGGCCAGGGAGGCTGGTGCGGATGCTTTGGTAACCACCGCCAAGGATGCGGTGAAACTACCGGTTCCTTCAGAGTGGTCCATGCCTCTTTACGTGAAAGATGCGGAAGTGAGTTTTCGGGATCATGCGGCTTTTGAGGAATGGCTGGAAGGCCGGATACAGGATTTTCTTGAGGAGGAACAGTCATGATCCCAGATCCACTGCGGGTTCTCTGCATAGGAGATAATCGGCCCGGTCATGAAAAGCAGACACAGGCCATGCTGGATGCTTTCGGAAAAAGGGCTCCCGTAGAGTTTCGATGGTTCCGGGTTCCCGATGGACGACGGTTTGCTTCTGTTTCGAGGCTGCAGGCTCTGGTTGCAGAAATTCTTCCCGTATCAGCGGATGGCATACTGGAAAGCTGGGGTTGGAATACAAAGGCTTTCCATCCCCATCTGGTGATGGCTACGGGCAGCCATACCCATGGTGCTCTACTTGTGCTGGGCCGTTACTACAGGGCCAGAACCCTTGTGTGCATGACTCCGGATTTTTTTGTACGGAAGACAGTGGACCGGATTCTTTCTCCCATGCATGACGGAAAAGAAGAGGACTCCCGCCTGCGTGTTACTCTGGGGCCTCCGTGCAGGCAGATTGTAAGGGATAAAAGGTGTTTGGACAGAGGTCTGATCCTTGTGGGGGGAACGGATGCCTCCAGTCATGTGTGGGATACTGGTCAGCTGATGAAAGCAATTGGAGACGTGCTGAATCAGAGTCCTATGGACAGCTGGGAAATCGGCTCTTCACCCAGAACTCCGGAAGAAACGGAAAGGGTCCTTGCCGAATATGCGCGGGAGCGGCCTGATGTTTCCTTTCAGCCCTTTTCAGTTGCTCCACGTGGATGGGTCGAACAGGCCTATGCCCGGAGCACGGAAGTCTGGATCAGTGCCGACAGTATCTCCATGGTGTATGAAGCCCTTACGGCTGGATGCAGGGTAGGAATTCTTCCTGTGCAGTGGCGTAAGAGGAAAAATAAATTTCAGAAAAGCCTGGATTTTCTGCATGCAAAGGGCTGGGTCGTGTATCCCGGAGAAATGTTCAAGGAGGATATGCCCCTGCTGGATGAAGCTGGAAGGGCGGCAGAGGAGGCCGTGACGGAATGGTGGGGAAAAAAATAACCGTTTTACAGATATTGCCGGATCTGGAAACCGGTGGCGTGGAGCAGGGAACCCTTGAGCTGGGCAACTTTCTCGTAGCCTATGGTCATACATCTCTGGTTATTTCCAGAGGAGGACGCATGGTGGAGGATCTCGTATCCGGAGGAAGCCAGCATATTTTCATGCCTTTTATCGGAGAAAAATCTCCCCGTCCCCTTGGGCATATACCCGCACTGAGAAGACTTCTGCAGAAAGTGGATGTGGTGCACCTGCGTTCCCGCGTTCCCGCATGGGCTGGCTGGCTGGCGTGGAAGAGTCTGCCGGAAAAAAAACGTCCTCTTCTTATCACAACCTTCCATGGGGTGTATTCCGTTAACAGCTACAGCGCCATCATGACAAAGGGAGAGCGTGTCATTGCCGTTTCCGATGCTATCCTGCAACATATCCTTGCCAATTACTCCATGGATCCCGAAAGGCTGATCCGAATTCCAAGGGGTGCGGACAGTCGGCGTTTTGATCCGGGCCTGGTTTCCGCAGAGAAAAGGGAGGCTATCCGGAAAGAATGGGGGTGCGGTCAAGATTCGCCCCTTATTCTTGTTCCTGGGCGTTTTTCCCGGATTAAAGGACAGGATTTTGTCCTTCAGGCCATGGAGGGTTTGAGAGAGCTCCCATGGCAACTGGTTTTTGTGGGGGATCCTGCTGAAAATCCAGCCTATGCGGAAGAACTTGGCAGAATGGCTTCCGGTTTTGGAAAAAGAATAGTTTTGGCTGGCTATCGCAAGGATATGCCGGAGGTCATGGCTGCATCCGATCTGGTTCTGTCTCCTTCCCGGCAGCCGGAATCTTTTGGCCGTGTTCTTGCCGAAGCGGGCATGATGGAAAAGCCTGTTCTGGCTTCTGCCCATGGAGGCAGTCTTGAAATTGTGGAGGATGGCAGGACCGGGTTGCTGTTTTCTCCGGAAGACGAAGATGATTTCAGAAAAAAACTGCAGATACTGCTGCAAAATGATGCGGTGAGGGAATCCATGGGTAAAGAGGCAGGCAGAAGAATTCGGGCGCATTTTACCATCGAAGCCATGTGTTGCAAGACACTGGAACTGTACCTTACCGTGTTGGAAGAAAAAAAGGGGCCGGGCTGGCAGCAGGGGGGGGAGAACCGGAGAATACCCCAGTGAACGCAGGCAGGGTGGCTGGCACCTCTGCCTGTTGTTGTGTTTAGAAGAAAAGAAAAAGACAAAGGCCGATACCCAGGGCGAATCGGTACAGCACAAAGGGCAAGAGCCCCATTTTTTCGATGATTTTCAGGAAGAAATGAATGCACAGAAGGGCGCTGACAAAAGAAAGGGCGGCTCCGGACAGGAGGGCTGCTATGTCATAGATGGCGGGTTCCCGGACAAGTTTATATCCCTGATAGAGGGTAATCAGTGTAATAATGGGAATGGACAGCAGGAAGGAAAAGCGGGCCGCACTTTTGCGGTCAAAGCCCAGCATCAGCCCTGCGGTGATGGTAATGCCGGACCGGGATGTGCCCGGTATAAGGGAGACGGCCTGAGCAAGTCCGATGATCATTGCCTGTTTCAGATTCATACCTTCCATGGCAAGTTTTTTTTGACCCCGCACATCCGCCAGCCAGAGAAGGGCTCCGAAAATAAGGGTGGTTCCGGCAATCACAGCGGCTGATCGCAGGGTTGTTTCAATGAATCCTCCTGCCAGAAGTCCTGCCAGCCCAGCCGGTATGGTGGCAAGAATGAGAAACCAGGCCATTTTCCCATAGGTAGTCATGTTTCCGGAAAAAGAGTTCACCCATCCATGGAAGAGCTGGCGGATATCGTCTTGGAAATAGATGATTACGGCCAGAAGGGTGCCGGTATGCACGGCGATATCAAAGGCCAGGCCCTGATCTTCCCACCCCAGCAGGGCAGCGGGCAGAATGAGGTGGGCAGAGGATGATATGGGCAGAAACTCCGTGAGCCCCTGAATCAGAGATAAAAAAATAATTTCTGCAGCTCCCATGGGCAGGTCCTTTTGAATAGGTAAGAATGAGAAGGGCGGTTTGTTTCCGTCACCCATAGAAAGACCCTCAAGGGCCGGTTTGTCAATGGAAAAAGGCTGTCCGCGATGGCCTTGTCCCTATGGCAGGACGCTTTGGATGAATGCCAGAGTATGCCATAACCCCGAGACAAAAGGCCGCTCCTTCAGGAGTGGCCTTTTGTCATGGATCGTTTCCAGCTTCAGCGAGTATGCAAACAGGGTTGTTTCCCACTCGATATCGTTACGGTGTCAGATTTTTACAGATCGGACTTGCTCAGCCTGGAAGAACAAGCGTTTTCGGTAACGTTTCACACGGCTTCGCATTTTCTGTTACCGGATCCAGCCGTTTACCTGCTCTTCGTTTTCAGCAATGAACCGCTTGGCGTTTTCATAACGGTCGGAGTTGGGTTGCTGGTCCCATGCCATGACCATCTGAAGCTGGTTGGGGTCTTCCCATGCAAAGTTGTTCAGAAGGTTGTATACTTCCGGCATATCTTTTTTCAGTCCTTTGCGGACAATGGTGTGAATGAATTCTTCTTCACCCAGTGAACCCCTGGGGTCGTCAAGATATTTGAGATCCCAGGTTCCGAACATCCAGTGAGGGGACCATGCCGTAACCACAACCCACTCATTCCGGCGGATAGCCGTACTCAGGGCTGCTGTCATGGTGGCACCACTGCCTTCAACAAGCTGGAGTCTGTTCAGCTTGTAATCTTTCATGGCCTGTTCGGACAGGCGCATGAGACCTGCGCCGGGATCAATACCCACGATACGGTTTTTGAACTTGGCAGCATGCTCATTGATTTCTTCTATGGAATCAATGGTTACATAGGATGGAACTGCCCAGCCCAGCTTGGCTCCGCCAACAATGGGACCCAGGTCTTCAATGCGGTTTTGGAAGCTGTTGTAATAATCTGCATGGGTAGC
This genomic interval from Desulfobotulus pelophilus contains the following:
- a CDS encoding TetR/AcrR family transcriptional regulator, with amino-acid sequence MSAFAQPPSRKEREFVQRRESILNTALDLFAKKGFHKVSMSEIARDSEFSVGSLYNFFPNKEALYKAMILEKTGEMCRQLEDVARCDLDDFTKICLWVAKKIDLYRENIGIFRLFLSETLGINAIVRSQISMLLKEKQHRLRKDLAALFAGAMEKQLLPPMGEPIVLAIALDGICNSLLSAEEEISLPNPVEAETVLTIFFASQDLPREKMIHQPTVQRRNHPAIPALSRAFKA
- a CDS encoding glycine betaine ABC transporter substrate-binding protein codes for the protein MKKQTALTILASVLVLTLSGTGMAFAQKKVRLAYVEWDCAAASTHVVKAVLQEKMGYNVEILPVAAAAMWQAVATGNVDGMVTGWLPATHADYYNSFQNRIEDLGPIVGGAKLGWAVPSYVTIDSIEEINEHAAKFKNRIVGIDPGAGLMRLSEQAMKDYKLNRLQLVEGSGATMTAALSTAIRRNEWVVVTAWSPHWMFGTWDLKYLDDPRGSLGEEEFIHTIVRKGLKKDMPEVYNLLNNFAWEDPNQLQMVMAWDQQPNSDRYENAKRFIAENEEQVNGWIR
- a CDS encoding S1 family peptidase — protein: MSLQDHYASIRPGIFAFIPKYRAPGQRGPLPPIIGTGFLVREDGLAMTNAHVINAFREVFRPDGIPDSDWCIQGLFLVRDKAAMMALRIDVAAVLRMDTLAKDADSTKQAPDIGLVHMAVSETPFLDLEEHADLQEGMTVATAGFPSGKRALESPAGIQLGPTLQKGIISAIIPFPKPKPSAFAISVMSHGGASGSPVFDPHTGKTLGLLFSSLQDVGVLDQGTATYAMPTSITYAVPGHYLVSALSMAPCQLPCHPSFNNRVREHKNNPDIA
- a CDS encoding glycosyltransferase family 4 protein — encoded protein: MVGKKITVLQILPDLETGGVEQGTLELGNFLVAYGHTSLVISRGGRMVEDLVSGGSQHIFMPFIGEKSPRPLGHIPALRRLLQKVDVVHLRSRVPAWAGWLAWKSLPEKKRPLLITTFHGVYSVNSYSAIMTKGERVIAVSDAILQHILANYSMDPERLIRIPRGADSRRFDPGLVSAEKREAIRKEWGCGQDSPLILVPGRFSRIKGQDFVLQAMEGLRELPWQLVFVGDPAENPAYAEELGRMASGFGKRIVLAGYRKDMPEVMAASDLVLSPSRQPESFGRVLAEAGMMEKPVLASAHGGSLEIVEDGRTGLLFSPEDEDDFRKKLQILLQNDAVRESMGKEAGRRIRAHFTIEAMCCKTLELYLTVLEEKKGPGWQQGGENRRIPQ
- the lpxK gene encoding tetraacyldisaccharide 4'-kinase, with product MLKQKMADRLRRSGKNRDAGDYVLSGLASLYNAGLTFRNRLLDRKRGVRYLPVPVISVGNIVAGGTGKTPMVRTLARMLSKMGLKVAILSRGYGGGLEKKGGLVSDGKEIICSVSEAGDEPFLLAETSSAMVYVGADRFKNGLDAVARGANIILLDDGFQHRRLHRDLDLVLVDSRYPLGNGRLLPRGILREDPVGLLRAHALIFTHWTFCETIPRERAEALCVWAEQAELPCFFCQHRQVDRALPLPPPEKAGKLMVFSAIADGRGFADTLRQQGLTVVLTLIFPDHHSYGPSAMHQLEARAREAGADALVTTAKDAVKLPVPSEWSMPLYVKDAEVSFRDHAAFEEWLEGRIQDFLEEEQS
- the lptG gene encoding LPS export ABC transporter permease LptG, with the translated sequence MTRLDRYIAGEILRYFLMILLVISVIFVVVDYLSNADKFFAAGLSLPRAVTYIALRLPREIAQLLPLCFFLSVLAVLGLVNRSNELIALKGGGIGPWVLLRPVLIGSVGMSLLGLFMADTVAPMAASEVNAIRFNELSPASIKVKRKENIRIRQDDFFISIRQVDLDRGQLQGVRIHEVTEAVFLPKRRILAERGFFTADGWLLEKVLVQEMNPETGSFTSQSYASLHVPVALTIEDFERIRKAAEEMGIRFLWDYIHKIQKEGYDVTGYRVDFFGKTAFPFASLALCFLAVFISLRPAMKNNMAIGMGYGIGIAFLYWVCYSFSLSLGHGGVLPAVFAAWMPNLLFGALGVYALLGLD
- a CDS encoding ELM1/GtrOC1 family putative glycosyltransferase, producing MIPDPLRVLCIGDNRPGHEKQTQAMLDAFGKRAPVEFRWFRVPDGRRFASVSRLQALVAEILPVSADGILESWGWNTKAFHPHLVMATGSHTHGALLVLGRYYRARTLVCMTPDFFVRKTVDRILSPMHDGKEEDSRLRVTLGPPCRQIVRDKRCLDRGLILVGGTDASSHVWDTGQLMKAIGDVLNQSPMDSWEIGSSPRTPEETERVLAEYARERPDVSFQPFSVAPRGWVEQAYARSTEVWISADSISMVYEALTAGCRVGILPVQWRKRKNKFQKSLDFLHAKGWVVYPGEMFKEDMPLLDEAGRAAEEAVTEWWGKK
- a CDS encoding 3-deoxy-D-manno-octulosonic acid transferase — encoded protein: MPFSFFSPHVQQRIWPSRVSLPTKKGPLIWIHALSLGEVLSVFPLVDLLMEKRPDMQIFFTVSTRSGMDAAMDSLAQKVADIRYFPLDHPLAVNRMLKDVEPDVFILVETDVWPFFMRAIQKRNIPSLYVNARISQKTFAGYRRLAPVMGPALKAFHSVFPQSSVDAERLLALGLDPRVLEACGNMKHDRSLPDPEQSALDPVRTLIGRQSPSFVWVCGSIHPGEEQVVAEALRHRALEGRKILTFLVPRHPDKAVQFCESLQSMGLDACLLSSLPKDNQRIVVVDCMGILKDLYGLGQAALVGGSFLPLRGHNPLEPAMAGIPVVMGPGTEDFHESWQGLCEIGAGFPLKDGASLAARILFWMDHPEERTRAGLAGKSFVMRGRGTTLRIFQRICSLSGGSWC
- a CDS encoding undecaprenyl-diphosphate phosphatase gives rise to the protein MGAAEIIFLSLIQGLTEFLPISSSAHLILPAALLGWEDQGLAFDIAVHTGTLLAVIIYFQDDIRQLFHGWVNSFSGNMTTYGKMAWFLILATIPAGLAGLLAGGFIETTLRSAAVIAGTTLIFGALLWLADVRGQKKLAMEGMNLKQAMIIGLAQAVSLIPGTSRSGITITAGLMLGFDRKSAARFSFLLSIPIITLITLYQGYKLVREPAIYDIAALLSGAALSFVSALLCIHFFLKIIEKMGLLPFVLYRFALGIGLCLFLFF
- the lptF gene encoding LPS export ABC transporter permease LptF — translated: MRRVDRYFFSQMLLPFVLNILFFTFIFLVTQLLEIADLVVNYGTGLGSVARLLAYAAPFFLQFTIPMAVMMTVLVTFLRMSGDREILALKAGGYTIWRFLPSVVVFCLLAALLTALMTLYGLPWGKLESRQLITRLAMEHGSMALKPMVFNDMFSGVTLYAGEVDRTGGKLGNVFVEDYREEGVGTVMAPEGRLQMDGNTGVALLRLVNGVILRGEDGEKEVHVTAFESYDLTLDLTREKAEAMARKPKDKEEMGFYELRTYTAGLPEGSKRYNAAVIKIHEKFSLPAACLVLGVLVFPLSISSMDRKRSAGLGSGLLVFMLYYTLLTMGWSFGESGMLPPGFAIWLPNIVLGCLAVWLLVRVAAEKPLLPAVLRYGRRKA